GTAATAGGTATAACCGGTCCGCCAGGAGCAGGAAAAAGTACACTGCTCAATGCCCTTATTTCGGAATTGTGTATTAAGCATAAGGTAGCCGTTATAGCGGTCGATCCATCCTCTCCGTTTTCGCATGGTGCGTTGCTTGGCGACCGACTGCGTATGATGCAACATCACAATAACAGCAATGTTTATATCAGGTCATTGGCTACACGTGGCGTGCTTGGTGGGCTATCGGCAAAAACCATGGAAGTTGCCGACCTATGTCGCAATGCCGGGTTCGATTATGTTTTTATTGAAACAGTAGGAGTAGGGCAATCAGAAATGGAAATTGTTTCGTTAGCAGATGTAACCGTGCTTGTATTAGTTCCGGAAAGCGGAGACGATATTCAGGCCATGAAGGCCGGAATAATGGAAGCAGCTGATATGTACGTTATAAATAAACATGATCGTGATGGTGCAGATAGGCTCTTTCTGCACCTTAGCAATTTATTGCAAATGCATCACAAGCCGGCAACTATTCTCAAAACTTCGGCAATAAATAACGAAGGTATACTGCAACTGTTAAGCATGATTGAAAAAGCCCTGGAAAATCCGAATGAAAACACCTTGTTAGATAAAGTTTACTTGCGGGTTATGCATTTACTGTATGGCCAATGTCGAAAAAAAATTAACTCTCTTGATTTTCGCCATCAACTTGAAGAGGAAATTAAAAGTGGAAATTTTAACATTCATAAGTTTGTTAAAAATATCAGGTTTTGAGCTATTCTATTTTGCACTCGGGATTCACTATTTCGGCCATTTCCCAACCTGCTACCCAACCTTGCGTATAATCAGCACATTCAAAAAAACCTTTATAGGCAGTGGGACTAAAATCACTTGGTTTAAAAGTGTCTTTTAAGCGATTGCTTATTTTACATCATTGATGTTGCTTATATCAAGTACCAATAAGTCGGGGCCATTATCTGCATACAGTTTATTGTTTTGAATCGAAATATCTTTGTTGGCAGGAATAGACAGAAACCAAATTTTTATAGGATTAGCCGTATCAGCCATGTCAATAATATGAACACCACGATTATTTTCAACCATAAAAGTAACGAATTGTACAATACGATTTTACCACTGTTCTCAATGGGTTGTGGTGCTATTTGTTTAAAATCGGCAAGAGCTGAATAAGGAGTGTAAATTGGTTTCATGCCTTCCACGTATTCATCCTGAGGCTTGCACGAAGTCACAACAACAATCATTGAAAAAATGATAATAAGCAGAGCAGAAATTTTCATCGGTTGATTAAAAATTTATACGATCGGGATATAGTTTGGTTGGATATAGAAATCAAATAAAGGCCGGTGGCATAGTCGGTTATCGATTGGTCAATCTGTCCTACGAATACTTGCTTGAACAGCACCCGACCCGTAAGGTCAGAAACTACCACATTGCAGGGCTGTTTGTTGTTACTCTTAACATGCCAGGTATTGCCTTCGGTAAAAAACTGAAAGGGGATATTTCCATTTGTTGAAATGCCTTGAGGATTGCTGCAAAGCGTGCATGACTTTTGAAAATTAATTTCGTTATCAGCAATTATTGTGCTGTCAAACCATGCCCCTGCCGTACAATTATTTTTAAGATAGAAATCAAGCCAGGGTAATAAGTAACGCTCCATTATAACATGTTGGGTGCTATCGCTAATGGTAGCTTGTGGCTGACAACTGCTTTGTCCCAGTTCACAAAAGAAATTACCGTTAGCCATTTTACAATGATCTCCCCCTTTTATTTCGACATACGTTTTACATGGGCTGGTTAATGCATTATACATCGGTATTTGATTGGTGGCAGGTGGAGTTACACAGTCATTTTCTCCTGAAATAATTAGGGTAGGTATACTTATACCTGCGCATGCACTAATTGCAGAGGGATTTGTTTCTGCAGGTGCTAAATTTGCAATAGCAGTAATACTTGGATTGAATGAGTAAGCCAACAGGCTGCTTCCACCTCCCATGCTATGGCCCATTGCTGCACTAGTTAAAGCAACGCGATTGTAAAAAATCGAATTTGGATTTAACGCTTCTGCCTGAAGCTGCGAAACAATAAATGCAATATCGTTGGCAAAAGTTGAATGGTTTGGCGACAAGCCGGTTTCGGTTTTTGGGAAAGCAATAATGTAACCTGAGGGAACAACATATTCCCATACATTAGCATACGCACTCCACGCCATCACAAAGCCATGTCCAAAAACAAGAACCGGAAAGGAATCTGCTACAGAGGTAGTAAGTGGTACGTTTGTGCCTTGCACATCTGCCGGGTAATATATTTCGGTTGGTATAGAACGGTTGTTTCTACTGCTATCGGTGTACGTTACCGTAACTTGA
This window of the Bacteroidota bacterium genome carries:
- the meaB gene encoding methylmalonyl Co-A mutase-associated GTPase MeaB, whose product is MGSVIQYKDLSRQITIIENELDGYEEILSQLNTSVGAKVIGITGPPGAGKSTLLNALISELCIKHKVAVIAVDPSSPFSHGALLGDRLRMMQHHNNSNVYIRSLATRGVLGGLSAKTMEVADLCRNAGFDYVFIETVGVGQSEMEIVSLADVTVLVLVPESGDDIQAMKAGIMEAADMYVINKHDRDGADRLFLHLSNLLQMHHKPATILKTSAINNEGILQLLSMIEKALENPNENTLLDKVYLRVMHLLYGQCRKKINSLDFRHQLEEEIKSGNFNIHKFVKNIRF
- a CDS encoding T9SS type A sorting domain-containing protein translates to MLNNKLIAAIVFCIIGLQAHGQFNIGQVTVTYTDSSRNNRSIPTEIYYPADVQGTNVPLTTSVADSFPVLVFGHGFVMAWSAYANVWEYVVPSGYIIAFPKTETGLSPNHSTFANDIAFIVSQLQAEALNPNSIFYNRVALTSAAMGHSMGGGSSLLAYSFNPSITAIANLAPAETNPSAISACAGISIPTLIISGENDCVTPPATNQIPMYNALTSPCKTYVEIKGGDHCKMANGNFFCELGQSSCQPQATISDSTQHVIMERYLLPWLDFYLKNNCTAGAWFDSTIIADNEINFQKSCTLCSNPQGISTNGNIPFQFFTEGNTWHVKSNNKQPCNVVVSDLTGRVLFKQVFVGQIDQSITDYATGLYLISISNQTISRSYKFLINR